DNA sequence from the Amycolatopsis sp. Hca4 genome:
CTGCTGGAACGGCCGATGCACCCGTACGAGATGGCCGCCACGCTGCGCGAACGCCACAAGGGCTCGACGTTCAAGATCAACCCGGGCTCGCTCTACGACACCGTGGAGTCGCTGGCGAAGCACCGCTGGATCGAGCCCGTCGAGACGGTCCGGGAGGGCAACCGGCCGGAGCGGACCGTCTACGCGCACACCGAACTCGGCCGCCAGGAGTTCGTCGCCTGGCTCGACGAGCTGGTCCGCGAACCGGTCGCCGAGTACCCGAAGTTCGTCGCGGCGGTGAGCTACCTCGGCGCGCTGGGCCCGGAGCGGGCGGCCGACGCGCTGGAGGAACGCGCCCGCCACCTCGCCGAACGCATCGACGGCGCCGAGGCGGCGCTGGCCGAAACCGTCGGCAAGGGCGCGCCGCGGCTGTTCATGATCGAGGTCGAATTCGTCCGGCACGCGTGGCGCGCGGAGCTCGACTGGGCGCGCCGCACGGCCGCCGAAATCCGGTCCGGCTCGCTGCCGTGGCCCGAGAACTTCTGAGGGGAAAACCGTGTCCGATCCCGATGTCCTGATCGCCGGCGCCGGTCCGGCCGGCCTGCTGCTCGCCGCGGAGCTCGCGCCGGCCGGCGTCCGCACCACGATCGTCGAGCGGCTGCCGGAGCGGCCGCCGTACTGCCGCGGCTTCAACCTGAACGCGCGGGCGCTGGACCTGCTGGCCCGCCGAGGCCTGGCCGACGGCCTGGTGGCGGAGGGGCACCGGGTGCCGCACGCGCCGGCGACCGGCCTGCCCGGCCCGCTCCTGCTCGACGGCGCGGCGACGGATCACCCGTTCTCGCTGGGCATCCCGCAGACGCGTGTCGAAGAGGTCCTGGAGGCCAGGGCACTCGAACTGGGCGTCGAAATCCTGCGCGGCCACGAGTTGCGCTCGTTCACCCAGTCCGCGGACGAGGTCGCCACGGTGGTCCACAATGGACGCTTCGGCCGGACCATCCGGTCCCGCTACCTGGTCGGCTGCGACGGCGGCCGCAGCACGGTGCGCAAGCAGGCGGGCATCGGTTTCCCGGGCGTGGACGCGCGCTGGTACGCGCTGCTCGGCGACGTCGAATGCGAGCTGCCGTACGGGCCTTCGGCGGGGCCGGACGGGCGGAGCTTGTTCGTGATCCCGCGGCCGGGGTACGTCCGGATCGTGGTGCGCGAGGACGACCCGCCGTCGGACAAGGACACGCCGGTCACGCTGGAGAGACTGCAGGCCCAGGTGGACGCGGTTCTCGGCAGGCCCGTCGAGCTGCGCGCACCCCGCTGGCTGAGCCGTTTCGGCGACGCGGCGCGGCTGGCGTCGACCTACCGCGAGGGCCGGGTCCTCCTGGCGGGCGACGCGGCCCACATCCACCCACCGGCGGGGGCGATCGGCGTGAACGTCGCCCTCGACGACGCGTTCAACCTGGGCTGGAAGCTGGCGGCAACGGTGCGCGGGACGGCACCGGAGGGCTTGCTGGACACCTACCACGACGAGCGCCACGCGGCGGGGGCGCGGATCCTGGCGAACACGCGAGCCCAGGTGGCGCTGGAGGAAGCGGCCGAGGAGCCGTGGGCGGACTTGCTGCGGCGCGTGGCCGCGCACCCGGCGGGGAACCGCGCGCTGGCGGAGATCATCACGGGGCTGGACGCGTGCTACGAGCCGGGCGGACACGCGTGGCTGGGACGGCTGGCGCCGGACGTGCCGCTGCGGGTTTCGGGAGCGGAGACGCACTTGGCGGCACTGCTGCACGAGGGGCAGCCGGTGCTGCTGGACCTGACGGCTTCGGGGTCGTTCGCCGCGTGGTCGGTTGGGGTGACGGTGGTCGCGGCGGATTCCCCGTCCACTTCGGACATCGAGGCGGTGCTGCTGCGGCCGGACGGGCACGTGGCCTGGGTGGGCACGTGCGGGTCGGGTGATGCCGGGCTGGCGGAGGCGGTCCGGCGGTGGGTGGGGGACGTTCCGGTGCCGGCGATTGCCTGAGGCCCCTTCAGGTTGTGGACAGCTCCCTCAACGCGGCCGTTCCAACACCGCCCGCTGCTCCACCCGCCCCTCCAGAACGAACTTGCTGTGCAAAGCGAACCCCAGCTTCTCGACCACCCGCGCCGACGGCTTGTTGACCGGCTCGTACACCGCGAGCAACCGCTCAGCCCACCCCGACTCGAAAGCCTTGTCCCGCACCGCCGTCGTTGCTTCCGTCGCATACCCGCGGCCCCAGCCCGAGGGGGCGATCCACCAGCCCATCTCCACCGCCGGGAAGCCCAGGCCAGACTCCGTGGCGTTGCGGCGCACCAACGACACCACTCCGTCGAACGAGCCCGGGGCCGCCGATACCGCGAACCAGCCGAAGCCGTGTTCTGCCCAGTGGTTCAGCGTTGCCCGGTGCTTGGCCAGCGTGTACTCGTGGCTCCACGGCTCGCCCGTGCCCACGTAACGGACCGTTTCGGGCAGCTGGGCCATGGCGAACAGGCCGTCGAAGAACTCTTCGGACCACGCGTGCAGCGTGAGCCTCTCCGTGGTGATCAGCACCGCCGCCAGTCTAGTGGTCTCCCAGCAGCACGGCGATCCCGTCGAGCTGGCGCTGCAGGCCGAACTCGAACGCTTCGTCGAGGTCGACGTCCGCCACTCCCGTCATCACCTCGGTCAGCACCGGGTAGCGGCCCGAGCCGAGGTGCTCGGCCAGCAGGGCCATGTCGGCCTCCAGACGCTGGTCTCCCGTGATTCCGGTGTCCTGCTCCGACTGGACCTCGAACGCGTTGCTCGCCGCCAGGCCGCCTACCCAGCCGTTGAGCGTCATGATCACCTGGAGCTTCACCCGCCTCTTCAGTCCGGTTCCGGCCAGGGCGCGCAGCGACCAGTCGACCAGGCGCAGGCCCGCCGCCAACACCGGCGGGCGGACCAGGGAATTGAGCAGGATCGGCGCCAGCCACGGGTGGCGGCGGTACGCCCGCCACTGCGCGCGGGCCGCGGTCTCCAGCCGGGGGCGCCACCCGGCCGGGCCCGGCTCCGGCAGCTCCGCCTCCCCGAGCGCGACGTCGGCCATCAGGCGGAGCAGCTCGTCCTTGTCCGGCACGTGCCGGTACAGCGCCATCGGGCCGACGCCCAGCCCGGCCGCCAGCCGGCGCATCGACAACGCCGCCAGGCCCTCGGCGTCGGCCAGTGCGATCGCCGCGCGCACCAGTGCGTCGCGGCCGAGCGGTGGCTTGGCCGGCGTGCGGTCGGCGACGACCGTTCCGCTGCCCGGCACCGCGCGCACCCAGCCCTGCTCGCCCAGCGCGGCCAGGGCCTTCGCCGCCGTCGCCATCGCGACGCCCCACTCGCGGACCAGTGCGCGGGTCGACGGGACACGGTCGCCCGGCCGCAGCTCGCCCGCGGTGATCCGGCGGCGCAGGTCCGCCGCGATCCGCAGGTAAGGCGCTTCCGCCAAAGGCCCTCCGTACTAGAACACTTGCCCACGGCACCTAGAACGGTTTCAGGGTACTCCCCCAATGTCGCCAGCATGGATTGTCCGCCAGAACGGTCGGCAAATACGGTGCGGATACACCGTACGAAACAGGGGGAACCGATGACGACGACCGAAATCCGCCGCCCGAAGCCGTGGGTGCGCCGCCCGTGGGTGTTCCCGCTGGGCCTGCTGGTCACGGCGTTCCTGGTCTTCTCGCTGCCGCCCTACCTCGGGCTCGACCCCGCGCGGTCGCGGATCCCGGCCCCCACCGGCTGGTACTACCCGGTGCTGGTCACGCACATCGGCTTCGCGACCGTCGCCATGGTGACGTGCGCACTGCAGATCTGGCCGTGGCTGCGGCAGAAGCACCCGGCGGTGCACCGTCGCACCGGGCGCGTCTACGTCTTCGCCGGCGCGATCCCCGCGTCGATCGCGGGGTTCGCCATCGCGCTGGCCGCGCCGTTCGGGCCGGTCGGGGCCGTGTCGAACGTCCTGCTCGCGACGCTCTGGTTCGGCTGCACCGTGCAGGGCTACCGGATGGCGCGGGCCCGCCGGTTCGGCGAACACCGCCGGTGGATGGTCCGCAGCTTCGCGCTGTGCATGTCGATCATCAGCAACCGGATCTGGGGCGTGGTCTGCGCCGTCGTGCTGACGCCGCAGCTGGATACCACCTTCGGCGGCAGCGAGATCGCGCTCGGCCAGGCAATCGCCGGGATCACGACGTGGACCGGCTGGGTGCTCCCGCTGCTGGCCGCCGAGTGGTGGCTGGGCCGGGGACGCCGTCGCGCGGCGTGACCGGGGTAGCCCGTTCGGCCGATGGTCCACACCACGGTAAATGGTCTATACCAATGGGGACAACTTTCCGCCGCCGCGCTTCCAGTCGTGGAGGTTCCCCATGCGCCTGAAGTCCCTGCTGGCCGCCCTGGCTGGCGCCGCCCTGCTGAGCAACGGGGTCGCCGCCGCGGCGGCCGGCTCGCCGATCCCGGTCGGTCCCTACGTCGACATGGGCGCCTGGCCGACACCCAGCCTGTCGGCGATGTCGGCCGCGAGCGGCGTCAAGGGGTTCACGCTCGCGTTCGTCAACTCCTACGGCTGCAAGGCGAGCTGGTTCGGCGCCTACGACCCGCGCACGGGCTGGCAGAAGGAGGAGATCGCGAAGATCCGCAACGCCGGCGGGGACGTCAAGATCTCCTTCGGCGGCGCGTCCGGCATCGAGCTGGCGCAGGCGTGCAGCACGTCCGCGCAGGTCGCGGCCGAATACGACGCGGTCGTCAAGGCGTACGGCCTCAAGTACGCCGACTTCGACATCGAAGGCGCGGCCGTCGCGGACCCGACGTCGATCGCGCGCCGCTCCCAGGCGCTCAAGACGTTGCAGGACAACAACCCCGGGCTCAAGATCTCGCTGACCCTGCCGGTGCTGCCGGACGGCCTCACCGCGGACGGGCTCAACGTCGTCAAGGCCGCGAAGAACGCCGGGGTGAACCTGGATCTCGTGAACATCATGGCGATGGACTACTACCAGGGCGCCGGCGACCAGGGCGCGAAGGCGATCTCGGCGGCCAAGGCCACGCAGGCGCAGCTCAAGTCGCTGTACGGGCTGAGCGACGCGGCGGCGTGGAAGAAGGTCGGGGTGACCCCGATGATCGGCGTCAACGACTCGCAGAACGAGATCTTCTACCAGAAGGACGCGAAGGCGCTGGTGGCCTTCGCCAAGACGGTCCACCTGGGCATGCTGTCGTTCTGGGAGCAGGGCCGCGACGCAAACGCGTGCACCGGGGCGCTCTACAAGTGCACCAACGTGCCCCAGTCGAAGTACGAGTTCGCGAAGATCTTCGCCGGCTACACCGGCTGAGTCACCACCGGGCGGCGTCCGCGAGCAGTGCGTCGCGCACGGCCGCGGGCCCCGCCCGGCACGGCTCGGTCCGGCTGACCACGAACAGCGTGTTGATCGGCGGCTCCTCCGGCTCCAGCAGCGCTTCGACGTCCCCCGAGGCCAGGTCGGCCGCGCAGAGGTAGCGCGGCAGCACGCTCACGCCGAAGCCCGCCCGCACGCACGCCAGCACCCCGCGCAGGTCCGGGACGACCACCGCCGGGCCCGTCGCCGGGCGCGCGCCGAGCACCGAGCGCCAGTAGCGGCGGATGATCGGCAGGTCTTCGGCGTAGGACACCAGCGGGGCGGTCCGGGGATCGCCGGTGAAGCCGCGGGGGCCGACGAGGACGAACTCCTCGTCGGTCAGCGGGGTGGCCGTCCAGCCGCGGCCGCGCGGCCGGATCGTCGAGACGACCAGGTCGAAGCGCCGCCGAGCGAGACCGGCCAGGATGTCTTCGGCCAGGCCGAACGTCACCCGCAGCTCGAGACCGCGGGCGACCAGGCCGGCCAGCGCGGGCAGCACCCGCGCGGTGGTCAGCTCGGCCGGTCCGGCCAGGTGCACCGGGGCGGCGAAGGGATCGGTCTCGCCTACGGTCACCGCCGCCAGTGCGTCGATGTGCGGGGCGATCCGGGCCGCCAGTTCGTCGGCGGCCGAGGTCGGGGTCACGCCGCGGGCGCGCCGGACGAACAGCTGACGGCCGAGCTGCTCCTCGAGGGCCTTGACCTGCGCGGTCACCGTCGGCTGGGACAGGCCCAGCGACGGTGCCGCGCCGGTCAGCGATCCGGCCCGGTGGACGGCCAGGAACGTGCGCAGCAGGTCGAGGTCCAGCTCAGTCCTCGACCAGCTCGATCGAGTCCACGACGTTCGGGTAGAACGCGACGTGGTCCTTGATCGGCGCCACCGCGTCGTACGGCTTCTCGTACGTCCAGACCGCGTTCTCGCCGTGCACCTCGCCCGCGTTGAGCGAGTAGTAGCTCGCGTCGCCCTTGTACGGGCAGTACGTCTCGTGGTCGGTCCGTTCCAGCACGCCGGCGTCGACGTCCGCCAGCGGGATGTACTGGACCGCCGGGTACGTGGATTCCTGCAGGGTGAGCGCGTTGCGGCTGTCCGCGACGACGCGCCCGCCCGCCTTGACCACCACGCGGGCCTTGGTCGGCTCGACGGTGATCGGGTGGTCCGGGCCCGGCTGCAGAACCTTCTTCGCCATGTCAGCTCCCTAAGAGTCCTCTGTTCAGGGAGCAGCGCGCCGGGCCCGGCCGATATTCCGCGGTCAGGGCAGGTAGTACATCGGGTTCGGCAGCTTGACCGGGTGCAGCGCGTAGCCGCCTTCGAGGTCGCTGAACTGGTCGCCGAGGTTGAGGACGATCTTCGCGCCGGTGGCCTCGATGTGCGCCCGCGTGCCGGACTTGTACTGGACGGTGTTGCAGGTCAGCCCGCACGGCAGGTAGTCCGGCGCGGTCGTCTTCGGCTTGAAGAACGCGCCCGCCGGAGCGGGGAAGCCCTCGTTGGCCAGGTTCTTCAGCGACTGCGGGCCCTGGAACTCGTTGCGGCCGGTCAGGAAGTAGACCTTGACGCCGTGCTGGGCCGCCCAGTTGGCCAGCTCCAGCACCGGCTTGTTCGCGACGAACGTGCCGTTGTCGATGGCCTGCTGCTGCTTGACCGGGTCGAAGCCGAAGTCGTTGTCGGCCTCCCAGCCGTAGGTGACCTCGGAGGTGTCGTCGACGTCGAGCACGATCGCCGGGTTCTTCACCCGGCCCAGCGACTGCTGCAGGTAACGCTTCGCGTCCGAGACGATCCGGCCGGTGTCCTTCACGAACCGGCTGGTGTCGGAGTAGTGGTGCTTGCCCGCGGCGTCGACGTAGTCGCCGTAGTACGCCTTGACGTCCAGCTTGACCTGGCCGATGTTGGCCGGTTCCTTGGCACGGGCGGCCGTCGCCTCGTCCGAGCCGGCCAGTGCGGTGGCGCCCGAAGCGACCGTGGCGCCGATGGCCGCCGCGGCGGCGAGCTTGACGAGATTTGACCATTTTCCGGACACGGCGCACCCTCCAGTGGAACTTGACGACCCGGGGAACCTACGTCACGTTCACCGGGAGTTCCACCCCTCAAAAGTTGCCGTTCACCGACCGGCGCGGCACAGGAACGCCACCGGCGACCGCCCGATCCGCGTCAGCACCACCGACGCTTCGGCGTCACCACGGGGTTTCAGCCGCTTCCGCAGGGCGTCCGGGTCGACGTCCAGGCCCCGCACCAGGATTTCCAGCCGCCCGACGTCGTGGCGCTTGAGGACGGCCTTCAGTGCCTTTTCACTGTAGGGACCCTGTTCCAGGACGCGGAAGGCCCGCACGCCGGGTGGCGGGGTGTCGCCGGTCAGGTACGCGATGCGTTCGTCCAGCTGCCACAACCCGTGCCGCGCCGCGTAGTGCCGGACCAGCCCGGCCCGGACGACGGCGCCGTCGGGGTCGACGATCCACTCCCCCGGCTCCCGGGTGGGCAGTTCGTCCGGTTCCGCGTCGGTGACCGTCCACTGTGTCCCGTCCGAACGCAGCACGGTCGCCCGGCGGGTGACGCCGGTGCCCAGGCCCCGCCAGAGGCAGGACTCGCGGACCTGGCCGTCCAGGGACACCAGCTCGACCTCCTCGGCCCACGGCGTGAGCGCGAAGTCGAGGCCGGGGGCGCATTTCACGGACAGCGCACGCCCCGGATAGGCCTCGACCAGGCCGTCCAGGGGTGGGGCGAAGTCCGCGGGCTTCCACGCCCGCCGCCCGGAGGAGTCCCGCCGGGCCGGATCGGCGACGACCACGCCCGACCGGCTCACCGGGTGCAGCGCGTCGGCCTGCGCGAGTCCGAACGCGACACCCGCGGCAGTTCCGTTGTGGCGGGCCATCTCCAGTCGCACCGGGTCCAGATCGGACCCCAGGGCACGCCGCGCCACCCGGGCGATTTCGACGAGGTCGGCGCCCACCGAGCAGGTCACGTCGTGCACGTCGAGCCCCGCCAGCCGCACCGCCCGGTGCCGCGCCACGATCGACGCGCTCGCCTGCTGGAGCGCGTCGGAGGTGAACAGCCAGTCCGAACCGGACAGCTTGCCCACGGCTTTCCGCCGCAGCAGCACCGTTTCCAGGACGGCGGCCGCGTGCTCCTCGCCCGCCAGGCGGCGCACCTGCGCCACGGACTTGATCGGATCGGTCAGCGGCAACGACGAAGCCTCGGCGAGCGCCGCCACGCCTGCGCCGGAGCGCAGGTAGGCGACGTCGCCGAGGCTGAACGAGTAACCCAACTCAGGACGGCCGCTTGGTCCCGGTGATCATCACGTTGTAGAACAGCTCCCGCGGCAGGATCTTCGACAGCACCTTCTTGTCCACGGCGGACAGCCGCAGCCACAGGTGGTAGGCGAACATCCGCCAGCGCACGGTCAGCTTCTCCGACGGCACCGCGGCCTCGAACGTCCGGATCGGCCAGCCGGCCAGTGCCGCGGCGAACTCCTCGGTGACCGCGCGGACGTCCTGGGCGCCGGCGCCGCGGGCCCACGACTCCAGCTCCGACGGGTCGAAGGTGTGGATGTCGACCACGGCCTCCAAAGCGGCCGCACGCGACGACTCGTCCAGTTCGGCCTGCGGGCGCCGCCAGCCGCTCAGCACCGGCAGCTTCGTCACGCGGGTGGTCAGGAACCAGGTGAACTGGCCGAGCTTGCGGGCGTAGAAGTCGCCGATCTTGGTCGGCTCGCCCGCGAAGACGAACCGGCCGCCCGGCTTGAGCACGCGCAGCACCTCGCGGAAGGCCGCCTGGACGTCCGGGATGTGGTGCAGCACCGCGTGCCCGACCACCAGGTCGAACGTGTTGTCGTCGTACGGGATGCGCTCGGCGTCGGCGACCCGGCCGTCGACGTCGAGGCCGAGCTTCTCGGCGTTGCGCAGCGCGACCTGGACCATGCCGGGCGAGAGGTCGGTGACCGAGCCCTTCTTGGCCACCCCGCCCTGCATCAGGTTCAGCAGGAAGAAGCCGGTGCCGCTGCCCAGCTCCATCGCGTGCTGGTAGGGCTGGCCGTCCTCGCCCGCGACCGCGTTGAACACGTCGGTGGCGTAGGAGATGCAGCGCTCGTCGTACGAGATCGACCACTTCTCGTCGTAGGTGCCGGCTTCCCAGTCGTGGTAGAGCACGTTCGCCAGCTTGGGGTCGGCGTAGGCCGCCTGGACCTCTTCGGCGGTGGCGTGCGGGTTCGGCGCCGGGTCGTTCACGTCGGTCAAGGCGTCATTTCCCTTCGAAAGTGGCCTTGCCGGGCCCGTTTTCGATGAACGACTTCATGCCGTTCTGCTGGTCTTGGGTCGCCCAGAGGGCGGCGAACAGGTGCGACTCGAGCTTGAGGGCGTTCGGGAGGTCCACGTCGAGGCCGCCGTCGATGGCCGCCTTCGCCGCGCGCAGCGCCACGGCCGGGCCGTTCGCGAACTGCGCGGCCCACTTGTGGGCGGCCGCGTAGACGTCGTCGGGGGCGACGACCTGGTCGACGATCCCCAGCTGGAGGGCCTCTTCGGCCTTGACGAACCGTCCGGTGTAGACGATGTCCTTGGTCTTGCTCGGCCCGATCAGCCGGGCCAGGCGCTGGGTGCCGCCCGCGCCGGGGATGACGCCGAGCTGGATCTCGGGCTGGCCGACCTTGACGTTGTCGCCGGCGACGCGCCAGTCCGCGGTCAGCGCCAGCTCGAGGCCGCCGCCGAGGGCGTACCCGGTGATCGCGGCGACGACCGGCTTGGGGATGTTCGCGATGGCCGCGAGGGTGCCGGTCAGGTTCGCGCCGAACTTGGCGATCTCCGGGTAGGTGCGGGTGGCCATCTCCTTGATGTCCGCGCCGCCCGCGAAAGTCTTCTCGCCGCCGTAGAGGATCACCGCGCGGACGTCGTCGCGCTCGGTGGCCTCCTTCGCCAGCTCCGCGAGCTCGGCCGTGACCTGGGCGTTCAGGGCGTTGACCGGCGGCCGGTCGAGCCGGATCGTGCCGACCCCGTCCTTCACCTCGAGGGTTACGAACTCTCCCACGCCACTCCTCCTCGTTGACGGATCGCCAGCACGCTACCGGCCGGTAAGCGCCAGCTTAGCGACGGCGGGCGAAGAAGCGATCCCCGGAGCGCTCCAGCACGAGGTCCTGGTCGAACGTCTTCGAGAGGTTTTCGCTGGTGATGACGTCGTCGACCAGGCCGGACACGACCGCGTGGCCGTCACGCAGGAGCAGCGCGTGGGTGAACCCGGGCGGGATCTCCTCGACGTGGTGGGTGACCAGCACGAGCGCCGGGGCGTCCGGGTCGAGGGCCAGTGCCGAGAGCCGCGCGACCAGGTCCTCGCGGCCGCCGAGGTCGAGCCCGGCGGCGGGCTCGTCGAGCAGCAGCATCTCCGGGTCGGTCATCAGCGACCGGGCGATCAGCGCCCGCTTGCGCTCGCCCTCGGAAAGCGTGCCGAAGGTGCGATCGGCCAGGTGCCCGATGCCCATCGCGTCGAGCAGCTCGGTGGCGCGGGCGGTGTCGAGGGTGTCGTATTCCTCACGCCAGCGGCCGAGCACCGCGTACCCGGCGCTGACCACGACGTCCTTGACCAGCTCGTCACCCGGCACGCGCTGGGCGATGGCGGCCGAGGTGAAGCCGATGCGGGGACGCAGGTCGAAGATGTTGACCCGGCCGATCCGCTCGCCGAGCAGGTCGAGCTCGCCGGTGGTCGGGTGCAGTTCGGCCGCGGCGAGGCGCAGCAAGGTGGTCTTGCCCGCGCCGTTCGGGCCGAGCACCACCCAGCGCTCGTCCAGTTCCACGGACCAGTCGAGGCCGGCGAGGAGGTCGTTGGTCCCCCGGCGGACGCCGACACCGGCCATCCGGACCACGAGGTCGTCAAGTTCGCTGGGCTGGATCGGCT
Encoded proteins:
- a CDS encoding FAD-dependent monooxygenase, producing the protein MSDPDVLIAGAGPAGLLLAAELAPAGVRTTIVERLPERPPYCRGFNLNARALDLLARRGLADGLVAEGHRVPHAPATGLPGPLLLDGAATDHPFSLGIPQTRVEEVLEARALELGVEILRGHELRSFTQSADEVATVVHNGRFGRTIRSRYLVGCDGGRSTVRKQAGIGFPGVDARWYALLGDVECELPYGPSAGPDGRSLFVIPRPGYVRIVVREDDPPSDKDTPVTLERLQAQVDAVLGRPVELRAPRWLSRFGDAARLASTYREGRVLLAGDAAHIHPPAGAIGVNVALDDAFNLGWKLAATVRGTAPEGLLDTYHDERHAAGARILANTRAQVALEEAAEEPWADLLRRVAAHPAGNRALAEIITGLDACYEPGGHAWLGRLAPDVPLRVSGAETHLAALLHEGQPVLLDLTASGSFAAWSVGVTVVAADSPSTSDIEAVLLRPDGHVAWVGTCGSGDAGLAEAVRRWVGDVPVPAIA
- a CDS encoding PadR family transcriptional regulator, translated to MPRRKIRNTLALALLGLLLERPMHPYEMAATLRERHKGSTFKINPGSLYDTVESLAKHRWIEPVETVREGNRPERTVYAHTELGRQEFVAWLDELVREPVAEYPKFVAAVSYLGALGPERAADALEERARHLAERIDGAEAALAETVGKGAPRLFMIEVEFVRHAWRAELDWARRTAAEIRSGSLPWPENF
- a CDS encoding ABC transporter ATP-binding protein is translated as MGHVSEPIQPSELDDLVVRMAGVGVRRGTNDLLAGLDWSVELDERWVVLGPNGAGKTTLLRLAAAELHPTTGELDLLGERIGRVNIFDLRPRIGFTSAAIAQRVPGDELVKDVVVSAGYAVLGRWREEYDTLDTARATELLDAMGIGHLADRTFGTLSEGERKRALIARSLMTDPEMLLLDEPAAGLDLGGREDLVARLSALALDPDAPALVLVTHHVEEIPPGFTHALLLRDGHAVVSGLVDDVITSENLSKTFDQDLVLERSGDRFFARRR
- a CDS encoding DUF427 domain-containing protein, translated to MAKKVLQPGPDHPITVEPTKARVVVKAGGRVVADSRNALTLQESTYPAVQYIPLADVDAGVLERTDHETYCPYKGDASYYSLNAGEVHGENAVWTYEKPYDAVAPIKDHVAFYPNVVDSIELVED
- a CDS encoding GNAT family N-acetyltransferase produces the protein MLITTERLTLHAWSEEFFDGLFAMAQLPETVRYVGTGEPWSHEYTLAKHRATLNHWAEHGFGWFAVSAAPGSFDGVVSLVRRNATESGLGFPAVEMGWWIAPSGWGRGYATEATTAVRDKAFESGWAERLLAVYEPVNKPSARVVEKLGFALHSKFVLEGRVEQRAVLERPR
- a CDS encoding LysR family transcriptional regulator, translating into MDLDLLRTFLAVHRAGSLTGAAPSLGLSQPTVTAQVKALEEQLGRQLFVRRARGVTPTSAADELAARIAPHIDALAAVTVGETDPFAAPVHLAGPAELTTARVLPALAGLVARGLELRVTFGLAEDILAGLARRRFDLVVSTIRPRGRGWTATPLTDEEFVLVGPRGFTGDPRTAPLVSYAEDLPIIRRYWRSVLGARPATGPAVVVPDLRGVLACVRAGFGVSVLPRYLCAADLASGDVEALLEPEEPPINTLFVVSRTEPCRAGPAAVRDALLADAARW
- a CDS encoding DUF2306 domain-containing protein, which produces MTTTEIRRPKPWVRRPWVFPLGLLVTAFLVFSLPPYLGLDPARSRIPAPTGWYYPVLVTHIGFATVAMVTCALQIWPWLRQKHPAVHRRTGRVYVFAGAIPASIAGFAIALAAPFGPVGAVSNVLLATLWFGCTVQGYRMARARRFGEHRRWMVRSFALCMSIISNRIWGVVCAVVLTPQLDTTFGGSEIALGQAIAGITTWTGWVLPLLAAEWWLGRGRRRAA
- a CDS encoding class I SAM-dependent methyltransferase; this encodes MGYSFSLGDVAYLRSGAGVAALAEASSLPLTDPIKSVAQVRRLAGEEHAAAVLETVLLRRKAVGKLSGSDWLFTSDALQQASASIVARHRAVRLAGLDVHDVTCSVGADLVEIARVARRALGSDLDPVRLEMARHNGTAAGVAFGLAQADALHPVSRSGVVVADPARRDSSGRRAWKPADFAPPLDGLVEAYPGRALSVKCAPGLDFALTPWAEEVELVSLDGQVRESCLWRGLGTGVTRRATVLRSDGTQWTVTDAEPDELPTREPGEWIVDPDGAVVRAGLVRHYAARHGLWQLDERIAYLTGDTPPPGVRAFRVLEQGPYSEKALKAVLKRHDVGRLEILVRGLDVDPDALRKRLKPRGDAEASVVLTRIGRSPVAFLCRAGR
- a CDS encoding enoyl-CoA hydratase/isomerase family protein, which translates into the protein MGEFVTLEVKDGVGTIRLDRPPVNALNAQVTAELAELAKEATERDDVRAVILYGGEKTFAGGADIKEMATRTYPEIAKFGANLTGTLAAIANIPKPVVAAITGYALGGGLELALTADWRVAGDNVKVGQPEIQLGVIPGAGGTQRLARLIGPSKTKDIVYTGRFVKAEEALQLGIVDQVVAPDDVYAAAHKWAAQFANGPAVALRAAKAAIDGGLDVDLPNALKLESHLFAALWATQDQQNGMKSFIENGPGKATFEGK
- a CDS encoding class I SAM-dependent methyltransferase yields the protein MTDVNDPAPNPHATAEEVQAAYADPKLANVLYHDWEAGTYDEKWSISYDERCISYATDVFNAVAGEDGQPYQHAMELGSGTGFFLLNLMQGGVAKKGSVTDLSPGMVQVALRNAEKLGLDVDGRVADAERIPYDDNTFDLVVGHAVLHHIPDVQAAFREVLRVLKPGGRFVFAGEPTKIGDFYARKLGQFTWFLTTRVTKLPVLSGWRRPQAELDESSRAAALEAVVDIHTFDPSELESWARGAGAQDVRAVTEEFAAALAGWPIRTFEAAVPSEKLTVRWRMFAYHLWLRLSAVDKKVLSKILPRELFYNVMITGTKRPS
- a CDS encoding HAD family acid phosphatase, translated to MSGKWSNLVKLAAAAAIGATVASGATALAGSDEATAARAKEPANIGQVKLDVKAYYGDYVDAAGKHHYSDTSRFVKDTGRIVSDAKRYLQQSLGRVKNPAIVLDVDDTSEVTYGWEADNDFGFDPVKQQQAIDNGTFVANKPVLELANWAAQHGVKVYFLTGRNEFQGPQSLKNLANEGFPAPAGAFFKPKTTAPDYLPCGLTCNTVQYKSGTRAHIEATGAKIVLNLGDQFSDLEGGYALHPVKLPNPMYYLP
- a CDS encoding TetR/AcrR family transcriptional regulator C-terminal domain-containing protein, with protein sequence MAEAPYLRIAADLRRRITAGELRPGDRVPSTRALVREWGVAMATAAKALAALGEQGWVRAVPGSGTVVADRTPAKPPLGRDALVRAAIALADAEGLAALSMRRLAAGLGVGPMALYRHVPDKDELLRLMADVALGEAELPEPGPAGWRPRLETAARAQWRAYRRHPWLAPILLNSLVRPPVLAAGLRLVDWSLRALAGTGLKRRVKLQVIMTLNGWVGGLAASNAFEVQSEQDTGITGDQRLEADMALLAEHLGSGRYPVLTEVMTGVADVDLDEAFEFGLQRQLDGIAVLLGDH
- a CDS encoding chitinase, whose protein sequence is MRLKSLLAALAGAALLSNGVAAAAAGSPIPVGPYVDMGAWPTPSLSAMSAASGVKGFTLAFVNSYGCKASWFGAYDPRTGWQKEEIAKIRNAGGDVKISFGGASGIELAQACSTSAQVAAEYDAVVKAYGLKYADFDIEGAAVADPTSIARRSQALKTLQDNNPGLKISLTLPVLPDGLTADGLNVVKAAKNAGVNLDLVNIMAMDYYQGAGDQGAKAISAAKATQAQLKSLYGLSDAAAWKKVGVTPMIGVNDSQNEIFYQKDAKALVAFAKTVHLGMLSFWEQGRDANACTGALYKCTNVPQSKYEFAKIFAGYTG